From Myxococcota bacterium:
CGGTGACTCCCGCGCGCTCGGACTCGATCTGCTTCACGAGCTCGCCGCGCTCGGCGTCGACCGCGTTCTTCTCCATCAGGAGCTTCTCGCGGCCCTTGCTCGCGTCGAGCATGCCGCGCTTGCAGGCGAGCAGGTCGAACGACAGCGCGCGCTGGCGCGCGACCTCGGCCTGCCACGCGCCGGGCGTCCTGCAACCTGCGGCGCACAGCGCCGCGCAGGCCAGAGCCAGCCGGGCATTCGCGCCGGGGCTCAAGCCAGGACGTCTTTTCCGAACGCGATCCGCGCCACTTGCTCGATCCTCTCTACCGGCTCGATCTTCAGGTTCGAGATTCGGTCGGCCGGAATCTCGACCAGGTCCTTCTCGTTGGCCGCGGGGATCAGCACGTGCGTCACCCCCGCGCGCCGCGCCGCGAGGATCTTCTC
This genomic window contains:
- a CDS encoding S16 family serine protease — translated: MLAARRAGVTHVLIPAANEKDLVEIPADRISNLKIEPVERIEQVARIAFGKDVLA